The Parabacteroides sp. AD58 genome includes a window with the following:
- a CDS encoding 3-keto-disaccharide hydrolase encodes MKKFLMAACLCCISFLPSNAETQGKWKPLFGNNLEDATYDPKVWSMKDGVLSATKDESIWTKTQYENFELDLEFKTDVGTNSGVVVYCTDINDWIPNSVEIQIADDYCEKWANDQPYARSAAIYGHLPAKRDRVVKRPGEWNRMRIKCEGQHITVELNGELVTEMDMSKWTSGTVNPDGSKIPSWLPKPFAELPTKGYIGLQGKHGDALIWFRNMDIRTLD; translated from the coding sequence ATGAAAAAGTTTTTAATGGCAGCATGCCTATGCTGTATCTCATTTCTGCCGTCCAATGCAGAAACACAAGGTAAATGGAAACCTCTGTTTGGTAACAACCTGGAAGACGCAACTTATGATCCTAAAGTATGGAGCATGAAAGACGGAGTCTTATCTGCAACCAAAGATGAATCCATTTGGACAAAAACACAATACGAAAACTTCGAGCTGGATCTGGAATTTAAAACAGACGTAGGGACAAACAGTGGTGTCGTAGTATATTGCACTGACATCAATGACTGGATACCAAACTCTGTAGAAATACAGATTGCAGATGATTATTGTGAAAAATGGGCAAATGATCAGCCTTACGCCCGTTCAGCTGCTATCTATGGGCATCTTCCTGCTAAAAGAGACCGGGTTGTAAAACGTCCAGGTGAATGGAATCGCATGCGTATCAAATGCGAAGGCCAGCACATTACAGTAGAACTCAATGGAGAATTAGTTACAGAAATGGATATGAGTAAATGGACATCAGGAACAGTCAATCCAGACGGAAGCAAAATTCCAAGCTGGCTTCCAAAACCATTTGCAGAACTTCCAACGAAAGGATATATCGGATTACAAGGTAAACATGGTGATGCTTTAATATGGTTCCGGAATATGGATATCCGTACACTCGATTGA
- a CDS encoding glycoside hydrolase family 2 TIM barrel-domain containing protein, producing MKYIIKTVLLCGVLGCSSITGSGHIYAENSATSLNLPYWQDIQTVSVNKEAPRSAFMTYSDKATALSLAYEKSPYYQLLNGTWKFYFVNSYKELPANITDPSISTDSWNDIQVPGNWERQGFGVAIYTNHGYEFKPRNPQPPLLPEENPVGVYRRDIEIPSDWDGRDIYLHIGGAKSGTYVYVNGQEVGYSEDSKNPAEFLINKYLKPGKNVLTLKIFRWSTGSYLECQDFWRVSGIERDVYLWSQPKTAIQDFRVISTLDDTYKTGIFKLAIDLKNHEEKAKNLTISYELIDNSGKTIATECKNLWVSPAVNSAASFETTIPDVATWTAEIPNLYKMVMTIKDGDKTVEVVPYHVGFRRFEMKQTKELAGNGKPYTVFLVNGQPVKFKGVNIHEHNPETGHYVPVELMRKDFELMKKHNINSVRLCHYPQDRKFYELCDEYGLYVYDEANIESHGMYYSLSKGGTLGNNPEWLKPHMDRTINMYERNKNYPSVTFWSLGNEAGNGYNFYQTYLYIKNKEKDGMNRPVNYERALWEWNTDMYVPQYPGASWFEEIGQKGSDRPVVPSEYAHAMGNSTGSLLDQWNAIYKYPNLQGGYIWDWVDQGFLEKDANGRPYYTYGGDYGVNAPSDGNFLCNGIVGPDRTPHPAMAEVKYVYQDVAITAKDLANGTFEIFNRYYFKNLKDYMITYTIMANGKVVRHGKVSLDIAPQTSKELQVNIAGLKPQKDTEYFVNFSVITVQPEGLIPQGHEIASEQFRLPIEPIKSDIKTSGPALSVSENGDELVASSSKVNFVFNKKTGLVSSYKVGSTEYFSEGFGLQPNFWRGPTDNDYGNGQPKREQIWKQSSKNFDVSDATVKMDGKNAIMTINYLLPAGNLYIVDYTIYPSGAVHVAAHFTSTEMNEAETEVSEATRTATFTPGRDAARKEASKLTVPRIGVRFRVPATMNQVEYFGRGPEENYWDRKAGTLVGLYKSTAEDLYFPYVRPQENGHHTDTRWVSVSSNKGKGLKIVADELIEFNALRNSIEDFDDEEQVNLPRQWSNFTPEQIANHDEAAAKDVLRRQHHINDVTPRNYVEVCIDLKQQGVGGYDSWGARPEPQYTLPANKDYQWGFTIIPE from the coding sequence ATGAAATATATCATTAAGACAGTTTTATTGTGTGGAGTATTAGGCTGCAGCAGTATCACCGGATCTGGACATATCTATGCAGAAAACTCAGCAACATCATTAAATTTGCCTTACTGGCAAGATATCCAAACCGTATCAGTCAATAAAGAAGCTCCGAGAAGTGCCTTTATGACATATTCCGACAAGGCAACAGCACTTAGCTTAGCGTACGAAAAAAGTCCGTACTACCAACTACTGAACGGAACATGGAAATTCTATTTCGTCAATTCATATAAAGAATTACCGGCAAATATTACGGATCCATCCATTAGTACAGACAGCTGGAATGATATTCAAGTGCCGGGAAACTGGGAACGACAAGGTTTTGGCGTTGCCATTTACACCAATCATGGATATGAATTCAAACCTCGTAATCCCCAGCCACCGTTATTACCCGAAGAGAATCCGGTTGGAGTCTATCGTCGGGATATTGAAATTCCGTCAGACTGGGACGGGCGAGATATCTACTTACATATCGGAGGAGCTAAATCAGGAACGTATGTTTATGTAAACGGACAGGAAGTTGGTTATAGCGAAGATTCCAAAAATCCGGCAGAATTTCTGATCAACAAATATCTGAAACCCGGAAAGAATGTTCTTACCTTAAAAATCTTCCGTTGGAGCACGGGTTCTTATCTGGAATGCCAGGACTTCTGGCGTGTGAGCGGTATCGAACGCGATGTCTACTTATGGTCTCAGCCTAAAACGGCTATTCAAGACTTCCGGGTAATCTCAACACTCGACGATACCTACAAAACAGGTATCTTCAAGCTGGCTATTGACCTGAAAAATCATGAAGAAAAAGCAAAGAATCTGACTATTTCTTACGAGTTGATTGACAACAGTGGCAAAACCATTGCTACCGAATGCAAGAATCTTTGGGTCAGTCCGGCAGTAAATTCTGCAGCTTCTTTTGAAACAACCATTCCGGATGTCGCTACATGGACTGCAGAAATTCCGAATCTTTATAAAATGGTGATGACCATTAAAGACGGAGACAAAACCGTAGAAGTCGTTCCTTATCATGTTGGTTTCCGTCGCTTCGAAATGAAACAGACAAAAGAATTAGCCGGGAATGGGAAACCTTATACCGTATTTCTGGTTAACGGACAGCCGGTTAAATTCAAAGGAGTTAATATTCACGAGCATAATCCGGAGACCGGACACTATGTACCTGTAGAATTGATGCGCAAAGACTTTGAATTGATGAAAAAGCATAACATCAATTCTGTCCGTTTGTGCCATTACCCGCAAGACCGGAAATTCTATGAATTGTGTGATGAATACGGGCTCTATGTTTATGATGAAGCCAACATCGAATCACACGGTATGTATTATAGTTTGAGCAAAGGTGGAACCTTAGGTAATAATCCAGAATGGCTCAAACCGCACATGGACAGAACAATCAACATGTATGAGAGGAATAAGAACTATCCGAGCGTAACCTTCTGGTCATTAGGTAATGAAGCCGGAAACGGGTATAATTTCTATCAGACTTATCTGTATATTAAGAATAAGGAAAAAGACGGAATGAATCGTCCGGTCAATTACGAACGGGCTTTGTGGGAATGGAATACAGACATGTATGTACCTCAGTACCCGGGAGCCAGCTGGTTTGAAGAAATCGGACAAAAAGGAAGTGACCGTCCGGTTGTTCCTTCTGAATATGCACATGCCATGGGTAATTCAACAGGAAGCTTGCTGGACCAATGGAATGCCATCTATAAATATCCGAATCTCCAGGGAGGTTATATCTGGGACTGGGTGGATCAGGGATTCCTTGAGAAAGATGCAAACGGTCGTCCTTATTATACCTACGGAGGAGATTACGGTGTAAATGCGCCCAGCGACGGAAACTTCTTATGCAATGGTATTGTCGGTCCGGACAGAACTCCTCATCCGGCAATGGCAGAAGTAAAATATGTTTACCAAGACGTTGCCATCACGGCAAAAGACCTAGCCAATGGTACCTTTGAAATATTTAACCGATACTACTTCAAAAACCTGAAAGACTATATGATTACTTATACCATTATGGCTAATGGTAAAGTTGTCAGACATGGAAAAGTTTCTTTGGACATTGCTCCGCAAACATCTAAGGAACTGCAAGTGAACATAGCCGGATTGAAACCTCAAAAAGATACTGAGTATTTCGTAAACTTCAGCGTTATAACAGTTCAGCCTGAAGGTTTGATACCACAAGGACATGAAATTGCCAGCGAACAGTTCCGCTTGCCGATTGAACCTATAAAATCTGATATCAAAACATCAGGCCCGGCATTATCAGTCAGTGAAAACGGAGACGAGCTCGTTGCTTCTTCTTCGAAAGTCAACTTTGTATTCAACAAGAAGACTGGTTTAGTTTCATCCTATAAAGTAGGATCAACTGAATACTTCAGCGAAGGGTTTGGCTTACAACCGAACTTCTGGCGTGGTCCTACCGATAATGATTACGGGAATGGTCAACCTAAACGTGAACAAATATGGAAGCAGAGCAGTAAAAACTTTGATGTATCAGATGCGACCGTCAAGATGGATGGAAAGAATGCCATTATGACTATCAATTATCTATTACCAGCAGGTAATCTGTACATTGTTGATTATACCATCTATCCAAGTGGAGCCGTACATGTTGCAGCACATTTCACTTCTACAGAAATGAACGAAGCTGAAACTGAAGTTTCGGAAGCAACCCGTACAGCTACATTTACTCCGGGACGAGATGCTGCCCGTAAGGAAGCATCAAAGCTGACTGTTCCGAGAATAGGTGTTCGCTTCCGTGTGCCGGCAACAATGAATCAAGTAGAATATTTCGGTCGTGGACCAGAAGAGAACTACTGGGATCGCAAAGCCGGAACATTAGTAGGTCTTTACAAATCTACTGCTGAAGATTTGTATTTTCCTTACGTTCGTCCACAAGAAAACGGTCATCATACAGATACCCGTTGGGTTTCTGTTAGTTCAAACAAGGGAAAAGGTCTTAAAATTGTAGCTGACGAACTGATCGAATTCAATGCATTACGTAATTCTATCGAAGATTTCGATGATGAAGAACAGGTCAATCTACCTCGTCAGTGGAGCAATTTCACTCCTGAACAGATTGCCAATCACGATGAAGCAGCAGCGAAAGACGTTCTACGCCGCCAGCATCACATCAACGATGTCACACCCCGTAATTATGTAGAAGTTTGCATTGATTTAAAACAACAAGGTGTAGGTGGTTATGACAGCTGGGGCGCACGTCCGGAACCACAATATACTTTACCAGCGAACAAGGATTATCAATGGGGATTCACGATTATTCCTGAATAA
- a CDS encoding DUF3332 domain-containing protein — MKKKSLTLAVAATLAGSITFTSCIGSFGLTNKLLSWNQSINSKFVNELVFIAFHIIPVYEISILSDILILNSIEFWSGSSPVADAGSIKNVETENGTYTVETKADGYHIEKAGEEGQAVDLVYNSQDESWSVKSDGELHKLLKFDGTNDVVMYLPNGQEMNVELSQAGVLAFQEVAQNYTYYAAR; from the coding sequence ATGAAGAAAAAAAGTCTCACATTAGCTGTAGCTGCCACCCTGGCAGGCAGCATAACATTCACTTCTTGTATTGGCTCATTCGGACTCACGAACAAATTATTGAGTTGGAATCAAAGCATCAACAGCAAATTCGTAAACGAACTTGTTTTTATCGCATTTCATATCATTCCTGTTTATGAAATTTCTATTCTTTCAGATATTCTGATACTCAACTCAATTGAATTCTGGTCAGGAAGTTCACCTGTTGCTGATGCCGGAAGCATCAAAAACGTAGAAACGGAAAACGGTACTTACACTGTTGAAACCAAAGCTGACGGTTATCATATCGAAAAAGCGGGTGAAGAAGGCCAGGCTGTCGATTTGGTTTACAATAGTCAAGACGAAAGCTGGAGCGTAAAATCAGATGGCGAATTACATAAGCTGCTGAAATTTGACGGAACTAACGATGTTGTCATGTACTTGCCCAATGGACAGGAAATGAATGTCGAATTAAGTCAGGCTGGCGTTCTTGCTTTCCAAGAAGTAGCACAGAATTATACTTATTACGCTGCTCGTTAA